Part of the Mercenaria mercenaria strain notata chromosome 8, MADL_Memer_1, whole genome shotgun sequence genome is shown below.
tttaaaatgaaataaactcttaATTCATTCTCActtaaaacaatatatgtgtaattTAGTGAGAGTTTAGAAAATATCaacaattaatttcatataaaatatcatgAAGATTAGACTACCAGCGACGTCAtcaatatctgaaataaaaagttCCCTGGACAACATAATGGCTGCTTTGACTTTCCAAGGAAAAACTATCGATTATCCCTCATACCGTCAATCAGAATCGAGATCTCCTGGGTTCTTGTTCTACTTGAATCCCGATCAATAGATGCTGGCAGAAAAGCAACAGATGTATTGGAATCGCGGGAAAGGCTAGCGGAATCCATTGAACATAAATTGATAAAAGCGTTGTGACGTAAAGCTCACCATATTTGGTTCTCGGAATTAGAGTTTAGACAACATATTTACACCTAAAGGcattaaaagtgttttatttggTGAAGCTAATTCAGGAATATGTTTTTGTAGTTGAAAACTGAATTGTTACTTAAGTTGATTAGTGAAAACAATAGGATCTCTACATCATTATTCCACAACAAAATGGTAGAGAAATCGCACGTTTCAGTGAAGGAGTTGCCGATTGGTTTACAAACAACACATTGTaagtatataatttatttatgatAACTATTAAATAAAGAATGATGGTCAAAGTAATATTTAACGTATTTACGCATTGGtatgacatgatttttttttattatagccTCACTTCGCGCGTATGAATGCATACTGAAAACATTAGTATCATGCAGACGTACACTTATGTtgtaataatgtcttaaaatatgttatatatgttaaaacaCATACGGGGAAGGAAAGTAAATTTTATCAGtgtaaattaaaaattctgaactACTTTTAACTAGTTTGTATAAAGATAAGAATTGAAGTACATTAGCATGATCTATCTATATAAAAAATTTTCCGCCtgtgtaaaatgataaaacacgTTTCATCAGTTAAAACATACTTAATACGAATTtcagaaaatcataaaatattttccgTAATCATAAGTTCTGAAGCTGCTTCATACACATCTGAATTTTGTAACGTATAGGCTGGTTAAAATGAACATGTAGATGACAAATGGAAAAAATGTTGCGCATCTTTAAATAGAATGTCAAAGATGCCAAACCTAGCCGCAAATCTAAGATTTTATGTTTCCAGGCGACATTTATTTCCTAGTTAAGGTGgcttttatttctttcatcaacACCGAAACGTTCATCTCAATACATGTAATTTGTCAACAATCCTAGTGAAATGAAAAGAACAGGAAATGGGTTGGACTTAAAGCTATGCCAACATTATAAACAGTCCTCCCCACTTCATCATTATTACGTAGATTAAACCGATGACGGAATATATCTTCAAGTGAAAGATagacaaaaagaaacaagaaagaaaaaattgaTTGAGTTATAGatgaaaaggaaaagaaaaatgttatgtgCTGCTCTGTTCCAAACAAAGTTCCAGCGACCGACCCGGGTTAACCACCCAAACCTCAAATGCGTTTTCTCTTAAATAGGAAGACTCCACTTggaacaaatgaaataaataaatattaggtTGGGTTAAATCGACCTgtattctttatatatatttgtacttcaTTGAATATGGTTTGATTTTCTGCGTCGTTCAAGTTAGCTACACCGAAAAGCAGCTATGCAGTTTTTCAGCACTTAATGGATGGAAGGTGTGAGTGTTACGAAACAGCTGAAGCCTTTCACTTCCGAATCTGttgcatttgaaaaagaagtgcTCTGCATCTTCTATTCCGTTGTCACACTGGCAGTTGGGATCTTCTCTTAAGTGATTCAAAAAAAGGTCATTATTCAAGTTGCTACACATATTTCTCATTCTGGTACTATGAATTGTAAAAAATCTATCACCTAGTAAGAAAAATGATGGTACCTCGGGTGGTTTAAACAGTTTATTTAGATTTGATTTAAATGACGACAGAGTTGGTGAATCACGAATATTATTCTCAAGTTCATTCCATAGCGCAAGAGATGACGGAATAATAGATCTGGAGTATATTTCTGTTCGTCTAGACAGAGTTacaaaattaacttaaaaatgatattatcGACTTTATGCATAAAACGACGAAACTTAAGGTGAACTGCGCCTACGTTGAAGTTAAAGGGTTctgtttcgacattttgttttatataaaattcatcaTATACCTCGGAAAAGGTCCACATcagcattaaaataaaaacaatttttatgtgCACTTTCGTAGTGACCAACGTCTTGATGTTTGAGGGAGTATAGTTACCTCTGTTAGAAAATTTGTACTACAAACATATGACTGTATTGTTAGAAATCTGTTGATACACTGACAGCGAAAATCAATGCGAATTTGCATTTGATGTTTGAAAAAAGTTAATGTTTCTTTAGGCTATGAAAATAGAGAAtctgaagataaaaaaaaaactgtcgcGTATATTATTGAAGAATGTTATACATTGTTAGAAAAACATTTGGTTTGGTGacatttcttttttctaaagtgtttttatttcatcttCAGTTCATGGTCCAGTAACCGACACTTGCCGATAgaatcaaacatatttttgtttgttaagaACTTCATACGAGTAATTTTAAAGCAGAATACTTTATCTGCCAGAGCATGTGCGAACAAGAATAAACAATCCTGAAAATACTGAATAATTCAACATGTCATAACCGTTTTTTCTTTGTACGTGACAAATCGATGTTTTGATATATCACTTGCATGGACTTCGTTTATCAATACGGAAAAACTTGGGAAAAAAACCTGTAGGGGTTTTCTTCTGTACTAAATGTACACGTATGTATTTGTCGGAAAGTATACCTTCCGTCAAACCTAGGACTTTTTTAAACTTCCGGTTGATGTCGCGCATATGTTTGCTGCCTTTCTATCCACAATTTTTCTTCTTCCCAGAATGCTTCTTTGCAGTAAATAATAATTAGAATGACATTTGATGAATCAAAGTTACTTCCATCACAAAAACCTCTGTCAGATTTGTTTCCAGTCAATGAAATGACACTATCCCTTCAAAAGATACCACtgaagaaaaggaaaaaagatGTCAGTATGCATGAACGCCTTGACGTCGTGATGTTGGGCCGCCATTGTCAAGTTACGCGTGCAATTCcttgaaaataaagataaaatttgtcCGTTTagttgtttttgatgttttagcaaaactatctttCACAGTCATGAACACATGATTTTTTGGCATTATTATCTGAAAGATATTCCAGTCTTACACTGACACAAACCAATATCTTATACTGGTAGTTGTCGGTTGAAAGATCTACGGGTTGTTTCCAAACAATTGAAAGACTGATCATGTACTTTCAGTTAATATATATGACTTATGCGAAATgtgacaaaatgtttgtttttcatagAAAGATTATGCCGAATAATAAATTCTGCGAGAAAATCCAtaggaagcacagaatgcaaccaaacaaagtTATAGAAAACTCGGTTGGTTGTGTCTGTTCAAGGGAAGTAATGAGATGTGCAACACCCCATATTTCCAAAATCTCTCACTTTTCCAGAATACTTCAACATTTCAATGATTGTCACACCATGTGTGAAATAATGATTTTGATGGTTTAGCTATGGAGTACTCGAGTACTTGTTTTCGACTTGTTTTCGACTTGAACTGATGATGTTATCAGATTTCCAGTTGCACCTCAGACCGTTGGCACATTTTCAGTGCCACTGAGTGCGAGGTTCtgttaattcatttttattttgataggGCGTAACAAATTTGGTTGCGTGAGTAGTGTTCAGGCTTTTCCTAGATCATTCAAGTTTAAATAGAATATTATCACATTGACGGCTGTAACAATAGGCAGCCACACTAAGGAAACTGTTAGTAAAAACTTGCCCTTTGTTGTTTGACTTAGAAAATGAAGTATCGGGGATAGTTTCAGAATTTATCTGAGAACTAGCAGGGAATGGCTAGTGATCAGTACTCCTTGACACACATTGAAAATAATAATCTAGTATCTATCGCAACAGTTACTGCGCATTTACAATATCTTGACCAAGATTAACAAACTTACAGAAACCGATATATGAAAATGAGTGATGGGCTTGTCAATATGTTacttgtgataaaacaataaatggaTCGTTGAAAGTCAATTGTTCTACTTTAATGTCAACCCGTGTCCGAATTAATGCCAGAGATATATATTCTAAGCCAACTCCTCCACAGTCAAAGCTGGAAGAGTGAAATATGCCATTATCTGCTTATCTTACTTAAACTTTCAGACGCTGTCATCCTGACAACCATCACACACTATTCTGAGAGACAGTAGATGTAGCACTGTAATTGTTTTACTTAATAGCTGGCTTGTATTGTCTAGAAATATGTATACCTCTTGCTACAGACAAAGTAAGCATGTAAATTAGAATAATAGCCAGGCGCTACAAAGAAAATTGACTGTCTAGATTTGTTTATACGCGGTGAAATATTCCGTTTGTTTATGACCGCGGCACATTTTACTTAATGATGAAGccataaaaacaaaagaaaccacCAGAGAACGTGAGAGATGTGTCTATTTATTTGTCAAATTGTCTTTCAAAATTACAGCCAAGCGCATATAAAAACTACGTTTTGCTATCGCATATAACATAAAATTACCCTTCTTAAAAACTCCAGTTTCATATGCTGAACGTGCTGTTTACGGATTGCCTTTTGATGGCATTTATCGATGAATGCCATGTGAAATTCACCGTATGGTACAATGATGTATCACATAACCCGCAAAcaaatattaacaatattaaaTTGTTCAAAATAGATTCACTTTAAGTGAAAAACTCGGTAGGACTAGGCAAATATAACGATTTTAGtcatagagtttcaaaaagtAGCGTTATTCACGCACATCGATATATCTGCATAAGAAATAAACCTCTAAATTACAGATACAGAATTTAGAGTACCTGTAATTCAAAACAGAATATATCTGTCATTATTGTAAGTTGTACATAAAAAGATAAATGATAAGTAACAAGCATATACATCAAAATACTTTCTCTCTTGACATCGTTGTCATGATGATTCTATTCATAGCATCTGCTAAACTATTTTCCAGTTTCTTTTGTAGAACCTGCctatatattatttgtattgtTTCAGGCAACAACTCTTTTTGTTACAACAACAGAATTCATTTAAAGCCTATTTGAAGGTAGAAAATAAATTCTAAGAAATACCATTTCATTTTCCTTCATTAAACTGCAAacaatatgaaacatttttgttatttttgttttcagtgagTGTATTCGCCATCATTGCCATATGTGCAGCTGCCATGGTAACGCTTCTTCTTGTAACGGCCGTTGCTTATAAATGCTATAGACGCCGTGTCATGCGCAATGCGCAGAACAGATTATCATCTGCAATAAAGAAAGGACTTAAAGAAAGTTCAACGGGAAAGCGATCGTCCAGAAGCTCGTCTTCATTAAAAGCTTCCAAATCCACTAGTCCTATCACCCCACCAGAGCATCCAACTGGTCCCGGCGAGAAACTCTCGCCAGGAAGTTTTACCATGCTTCCAGACAACATGGATTCTCCTAGACACATTGGTGGAAAAACAGAAACGCATCACCGCATTGAATATGAAAAAGGAGGAGAAACGCCGGAAAAGGAAGAAAAAGAGAGAATGATTGAAGCTGATGTCAAGGAGAAGCAGGAACCAAAATACCTTGGTGCTTTGAACTTTTCGGTTGAGTATGACGAGGAGCGCTCGGCGTTGCTTGTGAATATTATGAGTCTAACGGACATTCCACCACGAGACCCGAGCACGGGTGGCTGTGACCCGTACGTGAAGCTTCAACTTTTGCCCGAAAAGCGGCATAAATGTAAAACACGTGTACTGCGGAAAACTTTAAATCCAGTCTATGATGAAACGTTCACTTTCTACGGAATTGCAAATAACCAATTACAGGGCATAACACTACATTTTGTGATTTTGAGCTTTGACCGGTTCTCGAGGGATGCCATCATGGGAGAGGTCCTGTACCCGCTAGAAGTAGAAGAAGTGTGCAAGACAAGACTGACACTGTGTAAAGAAATCACACCGAGGCATTTGAAGGTAAAtagttgtttttacatttttgttgacTTGCTAATTAGCATTACGGTAGTGATTAGAGGCGGTAAATGGGATTTCGGTCATGTAATGGATTGTCTATTTTGCATGTTTGTAAACACAGCGCTTTCTTAATTAAAGATGAACATACATTTGCACTTTCAACAGGAAATGATAGTAAGAGAAATAACATTAATGTTGTAAAAAATGCCTTAGATGTTTAAAGAGGCACAACAAAATaaacttttgtatttccatgatggtaattatacatgctttgcatgaagaaaatgagaaataacaagtatatagttacaaattgacagtgacatatataaggccaagacaatgtgtttaacgtctttacatgttattgaattaatgcacataaagtgtatttagttaaaatttcaatcacattttgtttctacagtgtaagatagttattcctctattcttaaaactatgctgaaagagattgactaaataagtttccagatgaagttttgaaaacacatttattcaggaagagcctaaattgtccacctgaaaacttgaagTATTAATGGaacgcgataattttattttaacgataCTTGgttaaatccaaaaacaggtaaagcaggtttATTTTCGGATAAATGGTTTTAATTTGTATgttgtagtattcttaactctaaGTATGAGGCAACAATCCATCCAGATTTGTAGTCAAGTGGTTAATGTGTTGGActtctattctttttatgtttgtatggggtaggttcgagcccttcatttttttaaatgattttacttattctattttaGCAGGTCTTTTTTTATATCgtctttgtatttattttttctttcattcttgcaagagtttctttattcattttgcaatgttaatagatttaatatctattttaatgttagatcctctgaaaaatatcaataagtaATCAGTATAAGTGCACGATAAAATCCTGATAAAATAGTTTCACCTGTattcttctccaggtaaaaacatgttagaaaatttgaaaaaaaagcttgccctgtattcgaaccagcaccgtaagaTTGCAAATCATACGTATTAACCACTACACCACGCCACTACTTACATAGGTTTTacaatataagatatttgtcatgtaatgtgtccacctgattccctatttcattgttatgggttgatccggtattagtaaataaaggccacagttatcgcgttttgttaatataGCTGTATATTTGCATGAAGGTTTTGTGGGTAAAAAAcagcaggtcactaggtcgtggtgggtctttaattatatatataacgGTAAATAAGAACAGTTAGTTTTTGCTTACGTGAAATCCGTGCACATAAATAATTAtgggtatagtagtcgcaacttgaccgcgatggttgaccttaggctgattattcatatcgattatttcattgtaaaaataaggGGTGCTCAGGGTAgccgtatatatttatatgaattaGTTTGTACACAGttcagtatcaaagtatgtatacttacatttgatcagttaaaacattCCGATACACTTATTTATATTCACACAAATTTATGTTTCCATTtgctcgtgcagctcgtgttttacttacactccttttcaataataggttgtgcctcattatgtattataatacaaaggtcaaccatcggggtcaggtcaagttgcgtccactaaaGAGAGAATTTATGCGAAGAAACTACCACCACAGTTCACCAGAAATATAATAACAGAAATTACTTGTACATGAAATATAACCGTAACCTCGagtctatcttggttgtgcaGACTGGAAAAATATACTCTATATGTTTCTTAATGGAAGCTTAAGTATAACTTCCAAGGAAGAGATGTGTTTTTCAAACATTGCAAGTATGATGTTGATACATGTACGTGGCAGTGAGGTTATCAGGCTAGGTTTAACCCACAAAAGTCCATTATAGATACTACATGTAGTAATAAATGAGACCTGAAAATttcgaaaatatcttaaataccTGATTTGCCTATCATTATTTTTGAAAGACCTAAATAATGTCTGTTTGGTCTTACTAAGATGTGTCTGATTTTGGCTTTTCTGTTTGGTCTTACCAGGGTGTGTCTGATTCTGGCTTTTCTGTTTGGTCTTACCAGGGTGTGTCTGATTCTGGCTTTTCTGTTTGGTCTTACCAGCGTGTATCTGATTCTGGCTTTTCTGTTTGGTCTTACCAGGGTGTGTCTGATTCTGGCTTTTCTGTTTGGTCTTACCAGCGTGTATCTGATTCTGGCTTTTCTGTTTGGTCTTACCAGGGTGTGTCTGATTCTGGCTTTTCTGTTTGGTCTTACCAGCGTGTGTCTGATTCTGGCTTTTCTGTTTGGTCTTACCAGCGTGTGTCTGATTCTGGCTTTTCTGTTTGGTCTTACTAGGGTGTGTCTGATTCTGGCTTTTCCGTTTGGTCTTACTAAGATGTGTCTGATTCTGGCTTTTCTGTTTGATCTTACCAGGGTGTGTCTGATTCTGGCTTTTCTGTTTGGTCTTACCAGCATGTGTCTGATTCTGGCTTTTCCGTTTGGTCTTACTAGGGTGTGTCTGATTCTGGCTTTTCCGTATGGTCTTACTAAGATGTGTCTGATTCTGGCTTTTCTGTTTTGTCTTACCAGGGGGTGTCTGATTCTGGCTTTTCTGTTTGGTCTTACCAGGGTGTGTCTGATTCTGGCTTTTCTGTTTGGTCTTACCAGCGTGTGTCTGATTCTGGCTTTTCTGTTTGGTCTTACTAGGGTGTGTCTGATTCTGGCTTTTCCGTTTGGTCTTACTAAGATGTGTCTGATTCTGGCTTTTCTGTTTGATCTTACCAGGGTGTGTCTGTTTCTGGCTTTTCTGTTTGGTCTTACCAGCATGTGTCTAATTCAGGCTTTTCCGTTTGGTCTTACTAGGGTGTGTCTGATTCTGGCTTTTCCGTTTGGTCTTACTAAGATGTGTCTGATTCTGGCTTTTCTGTTTGGTCTTACCAGGGTGTGTCTGATTCTGGCTTTTCTGTTTGGTCTTACCAGGGTGTGTCTGATTCTGGCTTTTCTGTTTGGTCTTACCAGCGTGTGTCTGATTCTGGCTTTTCTGTTTGGTCTCACCAGGGTGTGTCTGATTCTGGCTTTTCTGTTTGGTCTTACCAGCATGTGTCTGATTCTGGCTTTTTTGTTTGGTCTTACCAGGCTGTGTCTGATTCTGGCTTTTCTGTTTGGTCTTACCAGGATGTGTCTGATTCTGGCTTTTCTGTTTGGTCTTACCAGAGTGTGTCTGATTCTGGCTTTTCTGTTTGGTCTTATTCT
Proteins encoded:
- the LOC123557086 gene encoding synaptotagmin-4-like; translated protein: MVEKSHVSVKELPIGLQTTHLSVFAIIAICAAAMVTLLLVTAVAYKCYRRRVMRNAQNRLSSAIKKGLKESSTGKRSSRSSSSLKASKSTSPITPPEHPTGPGEKLSPGSFTMLPDNMDSPRHIGGKTETHHRIEYEKGGETPEKEEKERMIEADVKEKQEPKYLGALNFSVEYDEERSALLVNIMSLTDIPPRDPSTGGCDPYVKLQLLPEKRHKCKTRVLRKTLNPVYDETFTFYGIANNQLQGITLHFVILSFDRFSRDAIMGEVLYPLEVEEVCKTRLTLCKEITPRHLKFRVQGCGELLVSLCYQPAANRLTVVVLKARNLPKMDLTGLSDPYVKIYLLYNGQRIAKKKTHVKKRTLNPVFNESFLFDVPYNEGLQNISLEFLVLDWDRMTKNEVVGRLEIGTRTRGAEYHHWNEVMNCPRKQIAEWHKLSEQ